One genomic segment of Gossypium arboreum isolate Shixiya-1 chromosome 3, ASM2569848v2, whole genome shotgun sequence includes these proteins:
- the LOC108475405 gene encoding uncharacterized protein LOC108475405 — MGINSAVLILVLKSPFFYSFSFQNIDGEQHPCSVRAHFITQPLTFISLMANGADDGRILPTEAAILEIRYQSVGMRTGYGSGLEQHGGTGAVRRPRMLRGKHVLLGLQSWFSVLGLSGLVNLGQVLKLGLGLIGLFNGLKFIYLFIYCIFGFLVGSGKFGPLQIINELKNLN; from the exons ATGGGTATAAACAGTGCTGTTTTGATTTTAGTGCTAAAATCCCCTTTCTTTTATTCATTTTCTTTCCAAAACATAGATGGAGAACAGCACCCTTGCTCTGTAAGGGCTCATTTCATCACACAGCCGCTAACCTTCATCAGTTTGATGGCCAATGGTGCGGATGATGGCAGGATCTTACCAACGGAGGCCGCGATTCTGGAAATCCG ATACCAGTCTGTTGGCATGCGCACGGGGTATGGGTCTGGGCTGGAGCAGCATGGGGGTACAGGGGCGGTACGGAGGCCGAGGATGCTGAGGGGCAAACACGTGCTGCTAGGGCTTCAGTCTTGGTTTAGTGTTCTGGGCCTATCGGGCCTTGTAAATTTGGGCCAAGTTTTAAAATTGGGTTTGGGTCTGATAGGGTTATTTAATGGACtgaagtttatttatttatttatttattgtatatttGGGTTTCTAGTGGGCTCGGGTAAATTTGGCCCACTACAAATAATAAATgaacttaaaaatttaaattaa